One Dysosmobacter welbionis DNA segment encodes these proteins:
- a CDS encoding ABC transporter substrate-binding protein produces the protein MVRIGVFEPATGDSGPGGKQEMLGMQYANKETPTVDIGGTTYNVELVYADNGSTTDKAPTAAAELVSKDVSLVLGSYGSSVAMAGGPVFDEAGLAAIGVTCTNPNITAGNDYYFRICFLDNFQAQVLVNFAKDKFSAQKAYCLGELGNEYDQGLIAFFEQNFDGEVIKDSFPTNTSDFTTYLNKAVAEDVDVIFCPVSIAYATQIVGLAASMGLDIPLLGSDTLDSNVVLEAAQGSNVQLYVSTFYQEGGSPKFDDGIKAWLNEDSTAMTNNGGNDTIAAVTAMGYDAYYVALEALKAAGSTDKAAVKAALPDVTYTGVSGSIAFDEQGDAIRDTAYIKTADTANNAWTLETVQTVE, from the coding sequence GTGGTCCGCATCGGTGTGTTCGAGCCCGCCACCGGCGACTCCGGTCCCGGCGGCAAGCAGGAGATGCTGGGTATGCAGTATGCCAATAAGGAGACCCCCACGGTGGACATCGGTGGCACCACCTACAACGTGGAGCTGGTCTACGCGGACAACGGTTCCACTACCGACAAGGCGCCCACCGCCGCGGCGGAGCTGGTGAGCAAGGATGTCAGCCTGGTGCTGGGTTCCTACGGTTCCAGCGTGGCTATGGCCGGCGGTCCGGTGTTTGACGAGGCGGGCCTGGCCGCCATCGGCGTCACCTGCACCAACCCCAATATCACCGCAGGCAACGACTATTACTTCCGGATTTGCTTCCTGGACAACTTCCAGGCCCAGGTGCTGGTGAATTTCGCAAAAGACAAGTTCAGCGCACAGAAGGCCTACTGCCTGGGTGAGTTGGGCAACGAGTACGACCAGGGCCTGATCGCCTTCTTCGAGCAGAACTTTGACGGTGAGGTCATCAAGGACTCCTTCCCCACCAACACCTCCGACTTCACCACCTACCTGAACAAGGCCGTGGCAGAGGATGTGGATGTGATCTTCTGCCCCGTCTCCATCGCCTACGCCACGCAGATCGTGGGTCTGGCCGCCTCCATGGGCCTGGATATCCCCCTGCTGGGCTCCGACACACTGGACAGCAACGTGGTGCTGGAGGCCGCGCAGGGCAGCAACGTACAGCTGTACGTGTCCACCTTCTACCAGGAGGGCGGCTCTCCCAAGTTCGATGACGGCATCAAGGCATGGCTGAACGAGGACTCCACCGCCATGACCAACAACGGCGGCAACGATACCATCGCCGCTGTCACTGCCATGGGCTATGACGCCTACTATGTGGCGCTGGAGGCCCTGAAGGCCGCCGGCTCTACCGACAAGGCCGCCGTGAAGGCCGCGCTGCCTGACGTGACCTACACCGGCGTGTCCGGCTCCATCGCCTTTGACGAGCAGGGCGACGCCATCCGGGACACCGCCTATATCAAGACCGCAGACACCGCCAACAACGCCTGGACGCTGGAGACGGTCCAGACTGTGGAATAA
- the hpt gene encoding hypoxanthine phosphoribosyltransferase, whose amino-acid sequence MKSEMERDILKVLVTEEELKARITEMGAELYEQFHGKNPLFLGVLKGSFVFMADLVRACQVKSDVEFIAVSSYQNATVSSGRVQITHDLQQDITGRHLIIVEDILDSGNTLAFLKDYFMTKGAASITIVTLLDKPSRRTKAITADLAGFVVPDEFVVGYGLDYCQQYRNVPYIGVLKPEVYSGE is encoded by the coding sequence ATGAAAAGCGAGATGGAAAGGGATATCCTGAAGGTCCTGGTGACAGAGGAGGAGCTGAAGGCCCGCATCACCGAAATGGGCGCGGAGCTGTATGAGCAGTTTCATGGCAAGAACCCGCTGTTTCTGGGCGTGTTGAAGGGGTCTTTCGTATTCATGGCGGACCTGGTCCGGGCTTGCCAGGTGAAGAGCGACGTGGAGTTCATCGCCGTCAGCTCCTACCAGAACGCCACTGTGTCCTCCGGCCGGGTGCAGATCACCCACGACCTGCAGCAGGACATCACCGGACGGCACCTGATCATCGTGGAGGACATTCTGGACTCCGGCAACACCTTGGCGTTTTTGAAGGACTACTTCATGACCAAGGGAGCGGCTTCCATTACCATCGTGACGCTGCTGGACAAGCCCTCCCGCCGGACTAAGGCCATCACCGCCGACCTGGCGGGGTTCGTGGTGCCGGACGAGTTTGTGGTGGGGTATGGGCTGGACTACTGCCAGCAGTACCGGAACGTGCCGTACATCGGGGTTTTGAAGCCGGAGGTATACTCCGGGGAGTGA
- the ftsH gene encoding ATP-dependent zinc metalloprotease FtsH, with product MTKQRRLSNLSFVLLALVILLCVNWLWQNDNHVDQLEYSQVRQLFLQEKVTGLTIDSGGTLTLELREPVNGSETVRYELYSFQLFYDDFNDLVQQQYAEGIIQHYDYPEPVRTNWLLELLPFLLTAVILGLMWYFLVIRPQGGGMGPDKMAKFGSARTRMLTDKDKKVTFDDVAGADEEKEELREIVEFLKDPKKYLSLGARIPKGVLLVGPPGTGKTLLAKAVAGEAGVGFLSISGSDFVELYVGVGASRVRDLFEQAKKNAPAIVFIDEIDAVGRQRGTGLGGGHDEREQTLNQLLVEMDGFTANEGVVVLAATNRADVLDPALLRPGRFDRQVYVGLPDIRGRKEILEVHAKGKPLAEDVDLGQLARGTPGFTGADLENLINEGALLAARKNQKFITMQDLKDAEIKVIAGPEKKSRVIPQHERELTAYHEAGHAVVMHALPDQDPVAQITIVPRGQAGGMTISLPEEDRSYLSRRYMEDQIVGLLGGRVAEKLCLGDISTGASNDIQRASQIARKMVATYGMSDKIGTVAFESGHDEVFIGRTMTQGRSYSEAVAAQIDQEVQRLVADAYDRCERILNDNRDKLEAVASYLLEHETMEREAFLAVFGEQPLSLKKEEV from the coding sequence GTGACAAAACAAAGACGGCTATCCAATCTGAGCTTCGTACTGCTGGCCCTCGTGATCCTGCTGTGTGTCAACTGGCTCTGGCAGAACGACAACCATGTGGACCAGCTGGAATACTCCCAGGTCCGCCAGCTGTTCCTGCAGGAAAAAGTGACGGGGCTGACCATTGACAGCGGCGGCACACTGACCCTGGAGCTGCGGGAGCCGGTGAACGGCAGCGAGACCGTGCGGTATGAGCTGTACAGCTTCCAGCTGTTTTATGACGACTTCAATGACCTGGTTCAACAGCAGTATGCGGAGGGTATCATCCAGCACTATGATTACCCGGAGCCGGTGCGCACCAACTGGCTGCTGGAGCTGCTGCCCTTCCTGCTGACGGCGGTGATCCTGGGGCTGATGTGGTACTTCCTGGTGATTCGGCCCCAGGGAGGTGGCATGGGACCGGACAAGATGGCCAAATTCGGCTCCGCCCGGACCCGGATGCTGACGGACAAGGACAAAAAGGTCACTTTCGACGACGTGGCCGGCGCCGATGAGGAGAAGGAGGAGCTCCGGGAGATCGTGGAGTTCCTGAAGGACCCCAAGAAGTACCTGTCTCTGGGGGCCCGGATTCCCAAGGGCGTGCTGCTGGTGGGCCCTCCCGGCACCGGCAAGACCCTGCTGGCCAAGGCCGTGGCAGGGGAGGCCGGCGTGGGCTTCCTGTCCATCTCCGGCTCCGATTTCGTGGAGCTGTACGTGGGCGTGGGCGCCAGCCGCGTCCGGGACCTGTTCGAGCAGGCCAAGAAGAACGCCCCGGCTATCGTGTTTATTGACGAGATCGACGCTGTGGGCCGCCAGCGGGGCACGGGCCTGGGCGGCGGCCATGACGAGCGGGAGCAGACCCTGAATCAGCTGCTGGTGGAGATGGACGGCTTTACCGCTAACGAAGGTGTGGTGGTCCTGGCGGCCACCAACCGGGCGGATGTGCTGGACCCGGCGTTGCTGCGGCCCGGTCGGTTCGACCGGCAGGTGTACGTGGGCCTGCCCGACATCCGGGGCCGGAAGGAGATCCTGGAGGTCCACGCCAAGGGCAAGCCCCTGGCGGAGGATGTGGACCTGGGCCAGCTGGCCCGGGGCACTCCGGGTTTCACCGGCGCGGACCTGGAGAACCTCATCAACGAGGGAGCCCTGCTGGCCGCCCGGAAAAATCAGAAGTTCATCACCATGCAGGATCTGAAGGACGCGGAGATCAAGGTCATCGCCGGACCGGAGAAGAAAAGCCGGGTGATCCCCCAGCACGAGCGTGAGCTGACCGCCTATCACGAGGCGGGCCACGCTGTGGTGATGCACGCTCTGCCAGATCAGGACCCGGTGGCCCAGATCACCATCGTGCCCCGGGGCCAGGCGGGCGGCATGACCATCTCCCTGCCGGAGGAGGACCGGTCCTATCTCTCCCGGCGGTATATGGAGGATCAGATCGTGGGTCTCTTGGGCGGCCGGGTGGCGGAGAAGCTGTGCCTGGGAGACATCTCCACCGGTGCCAGCAACGACATCCAGCGGGCCAGCCAGATCGCCCGGAAGATGGTGGCCACCTATGGCATGAGCGACAAGATCGGCACCGTAGCCTTCGAGTCCGGCCACGACGAGGTGTTCATCGGCCGCACCATGACCCAGGGCCGCAGCTATTCCGAGGCGGTGGCCGCCCAGATCGACCAGGAGGTCCAGCGCCTGGTGGCGGATGCCTATGACCGCTGCGAACGGATCCTGAACGACAACCGCGACAAGCTGGAGGCCGTGGCGTCCTATCTGCTGGAGCATGAGACCATGGAGCGGGAGGCGTTTCTGGCCGTGTTCGGCGAACAGCCGTTGTCCCTGAAAAAAGAAGAGGTCTGA